The following is a genomic window from Pseudomonas sp. FP2335.
TCGGGCGTGTCGTGCTCGGCACGCACGGCTTGCGCCTGCTGGTCATCGCGCGCCAGGATCTTGCCGACCTTGCTTACGGCCACGCCGCGCTCGATCCAATCAAGAATGCGATTGACCGTCTCAATATCGGCCTTGGAGTAGAGCCGGTGCCCGCTTTCGGTGCGCGTCGGCTGTATAAGGCCATAACGCCGCTCCCATGCACGCAGCGTCACTGGATTTATGCCTGTCAATCTCGACACTTCACGAATCGGAAAAAACGCCTCGGAATCGGTCGAATCCAGATGTGAAATGCTATCAAGGGGAGCAGTAATTTCGGGCATTTGAGACCAAAAAACCAATGGTAATTGGGGCAGCCATTTAACGCCTTTAGAGCTGTCTTTTTCAAGGTCCACCCTCTTTAGACCAATGTCACTGGCGTATTTCTGTAAAACAGGAATAATCCTTGCCTGTTTTTACATAGCGGCACTACCCCGCCGCTATGTTCGTGCGCCACCTACCCGGTCCAGCGCACCCGTTTATTTGGAGATACATAATGTCTACCTCCCCAGTCACCCTGATGGTTGCGCGTCGCGTGGCCAAAGGTCGCTACGAAGAACTGATGGCCTGGCTGCGCGAAGGCGAGCAATTGGCCACCGACTTCCCCGGTTACCTGGGTTCAGGCGTGCTCGCACCGCCGCCCAATGACGACGAATTCCAGATCATCTTCCGCTTCGCCGATGAAAAGACCCTGCATGCCTGGGAGTTTTCCGCGTCCCGCAGTGCCTGGCTGGGCCGTGGCAGCGAGCTGTTTGCCGACCCGTCCGAGCATCGCGTGAGCGGCATCGACGGTTGGTTTGGTGCCGTGGGGGCACGGCCGCCGCGCTGGAAGCAGGCCGTGGCGATCTGGCTGGCGTTTTTCCCGGTGTCACTGATCTTCAACTTTGTACTGGGCCCGCTGCTCAATGAGCTGGAGTTGGTGCCGCGCGTGCTGATCAGCACCCTGGCACTCACGCCGCTGATGGTTTATCTGTTCATTCCACTGTCGACCCACCTGCTGGCCAACTGGCTGCACCCTGCGCCCACACCACGCAAGGCCACCGAAGCCGCCGCGTGAGTACAGGGGGGCCCGCTCGCTGGTATGATTTGAACCTGCCAGCGAAGCGAGCCCTCCATGACTGCAACACACGCCCCGATCCTGATCACCGGCGCCGGCCAGCGTGTCGGCCTGCATTGCGCCCAGCGCCTGCTGGACGACGGCCATCCGGTGATTTTCAGCTACCGCAGCGAACGTCCCGGCGTGCAGGCCCTGCGCGAACGTGGTGCGATCGGTGTGTTTGCCGACTTCTCCAGCGAAGCCGGCATCCTGGCGTTTATCGCCGAGCTGAACACCCACACCCAAAGCCTGCGTGCGATCATCCACAACGCCTCGGCCTGGATCGCAGAGAGTCCCGATGACGAAAGCCGTGCCTTTACCGACATGTTCAGCGTGCACATGCTTGCGCCTTACCTGATCAACCTGCATTGTTCAGCTTTGCTGCAACGCTCGACACCCGCCGACATCGTGCACATCAGCGATGACGTGGTGCGCAAGGGCAGCCGCCAGCACATCGCCTATTGCGCCACCAAGGCCGGGCTCGACAGCCTCACGCTGTCGTTTGCCGCGCAGTTCGCGCCGCTGATCAAGGTCAACGGCGTCGCGCCCGCGATGGTGATGTTCAACGAAGGCGACGCCGCCGCTTATCGCACCCAGGTGCTGGCCAAGTCCGCACTGGGCATCGAACCCGGGCCCGAGGTGATCTACCAGAGCGTGCGTTACCTGCTGGACAACCCCTATGTCACTGGTACCACCCTGACCGTCAACGGCGGGCGGCATATCAAGTAAGCCGTTTGTGAGGATGTTGTATGACCTTATCCCTGCCCCAACACTACCGCGAGATTCTCAAAGGCCTGGGCGAAGACCCGGAGCGTGAAGGTTTGCTCGACACCCCCAAGCGCGCGGCCAAGGCAATGCAGTACCTGTGCCACGGCTACGAGCAGAACCTTGACGACATCGTCAACGGCGCGCTGTTTACTTCCGACAATGACGAGATGGTGATCCTCAAGGACATCGAGCTGTACTCGCTATGCGAGCACCACCTGCTGCCCTTCATCGGCAAGGCCCACGTGGCCTATATTCCGACCGGCAAGGTCCTCGGCCTGTCGAAGCTGGCGCGCATCGTCGACATGTACGCACGGCGCCTGCAGATCCAGGAAAACCTCACGCGGCAAATCGCTGATGCGATCCAGGACGTGACCCAGGCCGCCGGCGTGGCGGTGGTGATCGAGGCCAAGCACATGTGCATGATGATGCGCGGTGTGGAGAAACAGAATTCAACCATGAACACCTCGGTGATGCTCGGCGCGTTCCGCGAGTCGAACACCACGCGCATGGAGTTCCTGCAACTGATCGGACGGAGCAAGTAGCAATGCCACAACTTCAACCAGGCATGGCGCGCATCCGGGTCAAGGACCTGTGCCTGCGCACCTACATCGGCATCAACGAGGACGAAATCCTCAACAAGCAGGATGTGCTGATCAACCTGACCATCCTGTATGCCGCCCAGGAGGCCGTGCGCGACAATGACATCGACCATGCGCTGAACTATCGCACCATCACCAAGGCGATCATTGCCCATGTGGAGGGCAACCGTTTTGCCCTGCTGGAGCGCCTGACCCAGGAACTGCTGGATCTGGTGATGAGCAATGAAACAGTGCTGTACGCCGAAGTCGAAGTGGACAAGCCCCATGCGCTGCGCTTTGCCGAATCGGTGTCGATTACCCTGGCAGCCAGCCGCCAACCCTGAACCTGCGTGAGCCCTATGAACGACCAAGAACGCCTCGAACTCGAAGCCGCCGCCTTCCGCCGGCTGGTGGCACACCTGGACAGCCGCAAGGATGTGCAGAACATCGACCTGATGAACCTCGCAGGCTTCTGCCGCAACTGCTTGTCCAAGTGGTACAAGGCCGAGGCCGATGAGCGCCACATCGAGCTGAGCCTCGATGATGCCCGAGAAGTGGTGTACGGCATGCCGTACGCCGAGTGGAAAGCCCAATACCAGAAAGAAGCCAGCGCCGATCAACAGGCGGCGTTCGCCAAAGGAAAAACCCATGACTGATTTGAACACCCTGCGCGCCAGCCTCAACAGCGGCGAACATGCGTTTGCCGACACCTTGGCGTTTATTGCCGCAGGTTATGACTACCAGCCGCAAGCCTTTACCAATGGTGATGTGGAAAACGCTGCCGGGCAGAACGAAGGCTCCTGCAAGACCCTGGGCCTGGCTGTGCTGGAAGGCTTGAGCGATCAGCAAGCGCTGCTGGCGTTTGGCGAGCACTACCGTTCGGTGGTGGCGACGCCTGAGGGCAGTGACCATGGCAATATCCGTGCACTTATCGCACACGGCTTGGCGGGTGTGACGTTCACGGCGCAGCCCCTGACCCGCAGATCCTGAGTCAGACACCAATCAAACTGTGGGAGCGGGCTTGCCCGCGAAAGCGGTGGGTCAGTCGCCTAATTCAGTGACTGACACTCAGCATTCGCGGGCAAGCCCGCTCCCACATTTGTGCTTTGGTGTCAGTTAAATCGTGGGTGTAAAAAAACCGGCCTCTCAGCCGGTTTTTTATTGCTACGGTTTAGAGCGAAGCGTTACCCAAACCATCCAGGTAACGCTCGGCATCCAGTGCCGCCATGCAACCAGCGCCAGCCGAGGTGATGGCCTGGCGATACACATGGTCGGCTACGTCGCCAGCGGCGAAGATGCCTTCAAGGTTGGTCGCAGTCGCATTGCCTTCACGGCCGCCCTGTACGACCAGATAACCGTCTTTGGCTTCCAGCACGCCTTCGAACAACGATGTGTTCGGCGTGTGGCCGATGGCGATGAATACGCCGTCGACTTTCAGCTCGTCGAAGCTGCCGTCGTTGTTTTTCAGGCGGGCGCCGGTCACGCCCATGTTGTCGCCCAGGACTTCGTCCAGGGTGGCATTGAGCTTGAGGATGATCTTGCCTTCAGCCACACGGGCGTGCAGCTTGTCGATCAGGATCTTCTCGGCGCGGAACGTCTCGCGGCGGTGAACCAGGGTCACGGTGCTGGCGATGTTGGCCAGGTACAGCGCTTCTTCCACGGCAGTGTTGCCGCCACCGACCACAGCGACCGGCTTGTTGCGGTAGAAGAAACCGTCGCAGGTCGCGCAGGCGGAAACGCCCTTGCCCATGAACGCTTCTTCCGATGGCAGGCCCAGGTAACGGGCGCTGGCGCCGGTCGCGATGATCAGTGCGTCACAGGTGTAGACGCCGCTGTCGCCGGTCAGGCTGTAAGGCTTCTTGGAGAAGTCGACCTGGTTGATATGGTCAAACACGATCTCGGTTTCGAAGCGCTCGGCGTGTTCTTTCATGCGTTCCATCAGCGCCGGGCCGGTCAGGCCGTGGACGTCGCCCGGCCAGTTGTCGACTTCGGTGGTGGTGGTCAATTGACCGCCCGCCTGCATGCCGGTGATCAGCAGCGGCTTGAGGTTGGCCCGGGCAGCGTAGACGGCAGCGCTGTAACCGGCAGGGCCGGAACCGAGAATAATCACTCGCGAATGACGGGTATCA
Proteins encoded in this region:
- a CDS encoding antibiotic biosynthesis monooxygenase, translated to MSTSPVTLMVARRVAKGRYEELMAWLREGEQLATDFPGYLGSGVLAPPPNDDEFQIIFRFADEKTLHAWEFSASRSAWLGRGSELFADPSEHRVSGIDGWFGAVGARPPRWKQAVAIWLAFFPVSLIFNFVLGPLLNELELVPRVLISTLALTPLMVYLFIPLSTHLLANWLHPAPTPRKATEAAA
- the folM gene encoding dihydromonapterin reductase gives rise to the protein MTATHAPILITGAGQRVGLHCAQRLLDDGHPVIFSYRSERPGVQALRERGAIGVFADFSSEAGILAFIAELNTHTQSLRAIIHNASAWIAESPDDESRAFTDMFSVHMLAPYLINLHCSALLQRSTPADIVHISDDVVRKGSRQHIAYCATKAGLDSLTLSFAAQFAPLIKVNGVAPAMVMFNEGDAAAYRTQVLAKSALGIEPGPEVIYQSVRYLLDNPYVTGTTLTVNGGRHIK
- the folE gene encoding GTP cyclohydrolase I FolE, with protein sequence MTLSLPQHYREILKGLGEDPEREGLLDTPKRAAKAMQYLCHGYEQNLDDIVNGALFTSDNDEMVILKDIELYSLCEHHLLPFIGKAHVAYIPTGKVLGLSKLARIVDMYARRLQIQENLTRQIADAIQDVTQAAGVAVVIEAKHMCMMMRGVEKQNSTMNTSVMLGAFRESNTTRMEFLQLIGRSK
- the folX gene encoding dihydroneopterin triphosphate 2'-epimerase; translated protein: MPQLQPGMARIRVKDLCLRTYIGINEDEILNKQDVLINLTILYAAQEAVRDNDIDHALNYRTITKAIIAHVEGNRFALLERLTQELLDLVMSNETVLYAEVEVDKPHALRFAESVSITLAASRQP
- a CDS encoding DUF1244 domain-containing protein → MNDQERLELEAAAFRRLVAHLDSRKDVQNIDLMNLAGFCRNCLSKWYKAEADERHIELSLDDAREVVYGMPYAEWKAQYQKEASADQQAAFAKGKTHD
- a CDS encoding HopJ type III effector protein, whose translation is MTDLNTLRASLNSGEHAFADTLAFIAAGYDYQPQAFTNGDVENAAGQNEGSCKTLGLAVLEGLSDQQALLAFGEHYRSVVATPEGSDHGNIRALIAHGLAGVTFTAQPLTRRS
- the trxB gene encoding thioredoxin-disulfide reductase, with product MSDTRHSRVIILGSGPAGYSAAVYAARANLKPLLITGMQAGGQLTTTTEVDNWPGDVHGLTGPALMERMKEHAERFETEIVFDHINQVDFSKKPYSLTGDSGVYTCDALIIATGASARYLGLPSEEAFMGKGVSACATCDGFFYRNKPVAVVGGGNTAVEEALYLANIASTVTLVHRRETFRAEKILIDKLHARVAEGKIILKLNATLDEVLGDNMGVTGARLKNNDGSFDELKVDGVFIAIGHTPNTSLFEGVLEAKDGYLVVQGGREGNATATNLEGIFAAGDVADHVYRQAITSAGAGCMAALDAERYLDGLGNASL